A part of Prionailurus viverrinus isolate Anna chromosome E1, UM_Priviv_1.0, whole genome shotgun sequence genomic DNA contains:
- the UTP18 gene encoding U3 small nucleolar RNA-associated protein 18 homolog isoform X1 — MPPERRSRTRPDRRTGVRLGRKSRMKPDRRAGAGPGGPPRKAAPSSQRKPPARPSTAAAAIAVAAEEERRLRQQNRLTLEEDKPAVERCLEELVFGDVEDDEDALLRRLQGPRVQVQEDSCDSEVENEAKDNFLFQKKPVWVDEEDEDDEMVDMKNNRFRKDMMKNASESKLSKDKLQKRLKEEFQHAMGGVPAWAETKKRKTSSDDESEEDEDDLLQRTGNFISTSTSLPKGILKIKNCQHANAERPTTARISSVQFHPRAQVVMVAALDNAISLFQVDGKTNPKIQSIYLEKFPIYKACFSANGEEVLATSIHSKVLYVYDMLAGKLIPVHQVRGLKEKIVRSFEVSPDGSFLLINGVAGYLHLLSMKTKELIGSMKINGRVAASTFSSDSKRMYASSGDGEVYVWDVNSRKCLNRFVDEGSLYGLSIATSRNGQYVACGSNCGVVNIYNQDSCLQEINPKPIKAIMNLVTGVTSLTFNPTTEILAVASEEMKEAVRLVHLPSCTVFSNFPVIKKKTVSLVHTMDFSPRSGYFALGNEKGKALIYRLHHYSDF; from the exons ATGCCGCCGGAACGTAGAAGCCGAACGAGACCGGACCGGAGAACCGGAGTGAGGCTGGGCCGGAAGAGCCGAATGAAGCCGGACCGGAGAGCCGGAGCAGGGCCGGGCGGGCCGCCCCGAAAGGCTGCTCCTTCATCCCAGCGGAAACCGCCGGCCCGGCCGAGCACAGCGGCCGCTGCGATCGCAGTCGCGGCGGAGGAAGAGAGACGGCTCCGGCAGCAGAACCGCCTGACGCTGGAGGAGGACAAGCCGGCCGTGGAGCGGTGCCTGGAGGAGCTGGTGTTCGGCGACGTCGAGGACGACGAGGACGCGCTGCTACGGCGTCTGCAGGGCCCGCGG GTTCAAGTACAGGAAGACTCCTGTGACTCGGAAGTGGAGAATGAAGCAAAAgataattttctatttcaaaagaaGCCAGTTTGGGTGGATGAAGAGGATGAAGATGATGAAAT ggTTGACATGAAGAACAATCGGTTTCGGAAAGATATGATGAAAAATGCCAGTGAAAGTAAACTTTCAAAAGACAAACTTCAAAAGAGACTTAAGGAAGA ATTCCAGCATGCCATGGGAGGAGTACCTGCCTGGGCAGAGACTAAGAAGCGGAAAACATCTTCAGATG ATGAAAGTGAAGAGGATGAAGATGATTTGTTGCAAAGGACTGGGAATTTCATATCCACATCAACCTCTCTTCCTAAAGGAATCTTAAAG aTTAAGAATTGTCAACATGCTAACGCAGAACGTCCTACTACAGCCAGGATTTCGTCTGTGCAATTCCATCCTCGTGCGCAGGTTGTGATGGTTGCTGCTCTAGATAATGCCATATCGCTGTTTCAG GTTGATGGAAAAACAAATCCTAAAATCCAGAGCATCTATTTGGAAAAGTTTCCAATCTATAAGGCTTGTTTTAGTGCTAATGGAGAAGAGGTTTTAGCCACGAGTATCCACAGCAAGgttctttatgtttatgatatGCTGGCTGGAAAGTTAATTCCTGTGCATCAAGTGAGAG GCTTGAAAGAGAAGATAGTGAGGAGCTTTGAAGTCTCTCCAGATGGGTCCTTCTTGCTGATAAATGGTGTTGCTGGATATCTTCATTTGCTGTCAATGAAG aCTAAAGAACTGATTGGCAGCATGAAAATTAATGGAAGGGTTGCAGCATCCACATTCTCTTCAGATAGTAAGAGAATGTATGCCTCTTCAG GCGATGGGGAAGTTTATGTTTGGGATGTGAACTCTAGAAAGTGCCTTAACAGATTCGTTGATGAAGGCAGTTTATATGGATTAAGCATTGCCACATCTAGGAATGGACAGTATGTGGCTTGTGG TTCTAATTGTGGAGTGGTAAACATATACAATCAAGATTCTTGTCtccaagaaataaacccaaagccGATAAAAGCTATAATGAACTTGGTTACAGGCGTTACTTCTCTGACCTTCAATCCTACTACAGAAATCTTGGCAGTTGcttcagaagaaatgaaagaagcagTCAGATTG
- the UTP18 gene encoding U3 small nucleolar RNA-associated protein 18 homolog isoform X2 codes for MPPERRSRTRPDRRTGVRLGRKSRMKPDRRAGAGPGGPPRKAAPSSQRKPPARPSTAAAAIAVAAEEERRLRQQNRLTLEEDKPAVERCLEELVFGDVEDDEDALLRRLQGPRVQVQEDSCDSEVENEAKDNFLFQKKPVWVDEEDEDDEMVDMKNNRFRKDMMKNASESKLSKDKLQKRLKEEFQHAMGGVPAWAETKKRKTSSDDESEEDEDDLLQRTGNFISTSTSLPKGILKIKNCQHANAERPTTARISSVQFHPRAQVVMVAALDNAISLFQVDGKTNPKIQSIYLEKFPIYKACFSANGEEVLATSIHSKVLYVYDMLAGKLIPVHQVRGLKEKIVRSFEVSPDGSFLLINGVAGYLHLLSMKTKELIGSMKINGRVAASTFSSDSKRMYASSGDGEVYVWDVNSRKCLNRFVDEGSLYGLSIATSRNGQYVACGSNCGVVNIYNQDSCLQEINPKPIKAIMNLVTGVTSLTFNPTTEILAVASEEMKEAVRLVHLPSCTVFSNFPVIKKKTVSLVHTMDFSPRSGYFALGNEKGKALIYRSS; via the exons ATGCCGCCGGAACGTAGAAGCCGAACGAGACCGGACCGGAGAACCGGAGTGAGGCTGGGCCGGAAGAGCCGAATGAAGCCGGACCGGAGAGCCGGAGCAGGGCCGGGCGGGCCGCCCCGAAAGGCTGCTCCTTCATCCCAGCGGAAACCGCCGGCCCGGCCGAGCACAGCGGCCGCTGCGATCGCAGTCGCGGCGGAGGAAGAGAGACGGCTCCGGCAGCAGAACCGCCTGACGCTGGAGGAGGACAAGCCGGCCGTGGAGCGGTGCCTGGAGGAGCTGGTGTTCGGCGACGTCGAGGACGACGAGGACGCGCTGCTACGGCGTCTGCAGGGCCCGCGG GTTCAAGTACAGGAAGACTCCTGTGACTCGGAAGTGGAGAATGAAGCAAAAgataattttctatttcaaaagaaGCCAGTTTGGGTGGATGAAGAGGATGAAGATGATGAAAT ggTTGACATGAAGAACAATCGGTTTCGGAAAGATATGATGAAAAATGCCAGTGAAAGTAAACTTTCAAAAGACAAACTTCAAAAGAGACTTAAGGAAGA ATTCCAGCATGCCATGGGAGGAGTACCTGCCTGGGCAGAGACTAAGAAGCGGAAAACATCTTCAGATG ATGAAAGTGAAGAGGATGAAGATGATTTGTTGCAAAGGACTGGGAATTTCATATCCACATCAACCTCTCTTCCTAAAGGAATCTTAAAG aTTAAGAATTGTCAACATGCTAACGCAGAACGTCCTACTACAGCCAGGATTTCGTCTGTGCAATTCCATCCTCGTGCGCAGGTTGTGATGGTTGCTGCTCTAGATAATGCCATATCGCTGTTTCAG GTTGATGGAAAAACAAATCCTAAAATCCAGAGCATCTATTTGGAAAAGTTTCCAATCTATAAGGCTTGTTTTAGTGCTAATGGAGAAGAGGTTTTAGCCACGAGTATCCACAGCAAGgttctttatgtttatgatatGCTGGCTGGAAAGTTAATTCCTGTGCATCAAGTGAGAG GCTTGAAAGAGAAGATAGTGAGGAGCTTTGAAGTCTCTCCAGATGGGTCCTTCTTGCTGATAAATGGTGTTGCTGGATATCTTCATTTGCTGTCAATGAAG aCTAAAGAACTGATTGGCAGCATGAAAATTAATGGAAGGGTTGCAGCATCCACATTCTCTTCAGATAGTAAGAGAATGTATGCCTCTTCAG GCGATGGGGAAGTTTATGTTTGGGATGTGAACTCTAGAAAGTGCCTTAACAGATTCGTTGATGAAGGCAGTTTATATGGATTAAGCATTGCCACATCTAGGAATGGACAGTATGTGGCTTGTGG TTCTAATTGTGGAGTGGTAAACATATACAATCAAGATTCTTGTCtccaagaaataaacccaaagccGATAAAAGCTATAATGAACTTGGTTACAGGCGTTACTTCTCTGACCTTCAATCCTACTACAGAAATCTTGGCAGTTGcttcagaagaaatgaaagaagcagTCAGATTG